The genomic stretch ttgggagaagaaaaaggctaGGGGTGCATTAGATTCGTACCAAGGttatcatcatcttggaTAAAGAGTATTGGCGTAATGAAACGGAATGACGGCTGGTTATATACATCAAATCAAGTCAATGGTATGGGATGAAATCGGCGTTTGGCATATATCTGGCTCGAAATGAATAAATCatcttgtttttattttatagaCATTAGTGGTATCCTATTTGCTTATCAATGCTATACGCTATTGTGCTATCAAAATCCGACAATGTCATAAGGGTTTGTACATGGAGGCGTTTATTCTCGTCATATGCCGTCTATCAATTTACcattttataactttttcccttttacGCATCTACATGTCATCCAGGCTCTCAGactcattcttcttctgtcctCGGCTATCCAGCGTGTCCATGCTGATGTCGCTGTCTTGCCTCGCCGGCATGGCCAGTGCCTGTCGCGCGGTGTCTGAGTTGGTAACAAACTCACGCAGCTGTTGCTTGGCAATGTCCATGCCCTGGTTGACGGCAGCGTTGCTCATCTGCATCATGGGGCCCAAGAGGTTGAGATACCACGCGGTATAAGTTCCTCCACCGATCAGGATAAGAAGAATGAACATGAGCGGGTTGCGCAGGACTAAATCACGAGTCAGCAAAGGTCAATGAATGTATAGACGCGAATAGACTTACCCATCCAGATTTCGTTCCAGCCGAGAACGAGAAGAAGCACGTAAAAGTACCATGGCACCTGCGTCATGCCGCCAATGGCGCTTCGCTTGGCCTCGACATACACGCCATCGGCCGTCTTCTTGAAACGCACGACCAAATCCTGTCGCTTATTCTCGCTCAGCACTGTCATCTCCTCTTCAAGACTCTtgccatcctcttcatcaacacCGCCAATCGGGGTaagatcttcttcatcgccagcttcgaCTCCGCTAGGCTGTGCGCCTATGAATTCGACCAGTTCAGGCGCCTTCTGAGAAGACAGGAGCTTGAATTTTGAAAGAAGGGGGATGAGCGTGAGCGTAGACTCTCGTGCCTTTGTGTAAATGCCCTCTATATCATCTGTTGGCCTCCAGATTCGCGGCACACCAGCCTCGTCATATCGGAACTTGTCCTCAAAGTTCTCTCTAAGCTTCAAGAGGATGTTACCCTCCATGAcctcctcttcaatcttctctCGCAATGCCGTCCAACTCTTTCGTCGAAGACGCCATAAGCCAACTTCAACCTCAGCATCACTGGCATCGAAGCTCTTGGCTCGGTCGGCAAATCGTCCTTCAGCCTCGCGGACTACGTCAGTAAAGACGTGCCAGATTCTGTCCCAAAGATCCTTTTCCGTCGCCGGCTTTTGGCCCTCTTCAGGAGCCCCTGAGCCTCCTCTACCGGATCCCAGTTTGTTGAATTCCAAGCCGACGGCATCGCCCAACCTTGACTTGACCCAGCGCTCCACTCGTGTGGCCAGTCGTCGAATCTCATCCTTGCGGAGCTTGCCACTAACCTCATCAAGCTCGGCCTCAAATAGTTGAGATTGAGACACAAAGTTAGTCCACTCGACACCCTCAATCGCCAAGCCGTCTACTTCCGCCTTAAAGATTTCCgtggtcttcttcttttcgttgGAAACAATCTCGGCAAATTCGTAACCTCCGCCAGCCTTTTGCCCTGCCTTTACCTTGTTTGAAACGGCCTCGCTAAAGGCAGCGACTCCGGCTTTGTGAGCTGCCGCGATTTGGCCCTGGTACAAGGTCTTGAGTCGCCCATCAACTTTGCTCTCCAACTCCTGCTTCTTTCGAGAATAGACGCCCTTGTGGTATCGGCTAGCCTGGACCTCAAAAGCCTTGAAGCATTTTTCGCGGGCTTCACTGGCGGCAGCACCCAGATCAGGAAGCACAATTGGCTTGCCAAGCTTGGAAGCTTcagcctgcttctcctctaGTGGGGTCAAAACTGTGTCAAAGGCCAGAAGAACTTCTCGAGAAATCTCGTCGCATCGGAACTGGGCAAGGAGTTCTTGTTGGGTCGGAAGATCCAGATCCTTGTTGTTCACGATTTGGTCCCAAATACCTTCAGCATAGACGGACAATCCGTCCGCAGGGATTCGCCTGTGGTATTCAGGCAGAAGGATGCCGCCCTCAAGCTCTGCGTTGCCATTTCGGTGCCCAGTGCTAAATCTTGCTCCAAGGTTCGCGACTTCGCTCTCAAACTTCTCTCCCTGTAGAATCTTGTGAGGCAAGGCCGCAAAGCCAAAGTCAAAGTAGTCCTCGATGCGAGATTGCTCAAGGCCTTGTGGCTTGGAGATTGAGGACCAGATCTTGGTCAGATCTTGGATCAACGTGTTTTGGAGAGCAGACAAGGGAGTCACTCCAAGATGATCTCGAATGACGAAGAATAGGAGAGATCGGGGGGGCAGAGCTGCAATAGACTGTTAGCACGTGATGCCGAAATGGACTGCAGTGCAAGCCATGGATTTCTCGCGATTTATCAAGTTGATGAGGGGAAAGTCTTTACTTCTTATCTTTCAAGAACAGCTGCATGTTGACTTCAAACACCGTCTTGAGCAGACCCATGTTTGCTCCCTGGTACAAGCCAACCTGGTGCTCCCAAATATTGACCAACAAAACTTCACTGGTGGCCAGTGCAAACAGGGCACTCTTTCGCTCAAAGTCTTGGTCTTCTCCGCGCTCTCGGCCGTCGGTTCCTTCGACATCCATGACGAGGATGTTATCTGCCATCTTGGTTCCAGAGCTTGTCTCCCGCTTGTTCTTGGACAGCCATATTCCCTTTGTCGTCTGACGGCGCTCCGTCTCGGACATGACAGAGAAGGTGGTACCGAAGAGGTGGTTCAGAAGGGTTGACTTTCCCGTAGACTGGGATCCGAAGACTGAGATGAGGTGGTAGTTGAAGCCCGCTTCAGCAACTCGCGTGGTCTGGAGATAATCGTTCAAGTTGGGGCTAGAGTAGCGAGGGATTTCGTATCAGCTTCTTATCTATTCCCAACGCCCAATTACCGGAGGAATATGGTCTCGTAGAACATACTTGAACTCTTTTTCCTCGTCGATGACCTGGCAGCCATGTTCATAGTTGCCGTTCGCCGGCTGGTCGCCGACGGCGGAAAAGTGGCCATTCATCGTTGCTGCTACACACTTGGGAGCTTAGCAACACAAAGACGGCATGAGCTTTCTTTAACCGTCTGCGAAAGACAATCGGTGGCTCAAAAACAAGCAATTGGACAGGAAATCGGATGAGAGGGAGTGTCGAGAAGCTAAATAGGAGTGGGATGAACCGATGAAAGCTAAATGACAATAGCATCGAGCTATGGCTTGAGTTATGACCACCTACGCTCTTCTGATCGAACCGAAAGTGGCACGGAGGGGGTACCGTGACAAGCCACACGTGCGTCGTTGAGTGTGGCGCACAGCAGACTGCATGAAACGGCCAAAGCTGGACCCCCTTTTGATCGCACGACATGTGGCTGGTGACCACCACTTGGGCAAGCCTAGGCAAGCCTGGCTACAACAATGCAGCTTCAGACGTAACATCACTTTCTCCGTCCTCCGTCATACAACGCTCTGCGGAACGTGATTCGTCAAGCTGTCAGTCGTTTTGCTAATGCCCAAGATATGCATGAATGTCCGGCGCTCTCTCGTCATGCCATGTCAAGGCCATGTGTTGAGCTCTTAGCAGTTCTGATGATGGCCAATGCATACAGTGACCCCGTGGAATGGCCCAAGTGGCTCCTCTAGGCTGACGAGATTATGCTAGTGCAAGTGTTGAGGCCTGAAAGAGGATATCGTGTTGCTGTCACTGGCTGGATATTCGATACCTTACAGTATTCATTGTCTTTTGTCTGCTACATGTGCAGATATGCAGTCTGCAGCATTCCCCGTGTTGCAAATACTACCTAGCAGGCATTCTGCAATGCCACGCATGCTGGGCCGCTTTGCAGGCCCCAGTAGTTGTCTCAACGATGCACCCTACGTGCATATTGACAGCACAGCTTACCAGCACAGGATGACGCCCGAGTGATGCATTTGCTTTCGATGTTGTTTTATTCTCTATGTCTGTCTAGCTAACTTGCAAAATAGCCACTCAACCGGGCTCTTTTCTCCGCCTATAGCCTCTTATACCCGAGTCAGCGTCAAGAGAACGCTTTCGCCGGGTCCCAAGctggccttgacgccgctCTTCTGGCTGCCCAGGTCCTTGTTGTTCCAAACGTCATGGACACGATAAGTTCCCTTGATCCCCAAATCCTTCCACGAAGCTGAAACCAACTCGACgtcggtgctggtgccgttGAATCCTCCCTGGCCGAGGTCGGGGCCGTAGTTGGCGAGCACGACAACAGCTTGGCCGTTGGGAGCAGGTCCTGCGATCcaggcctggagctgctgggagTCCTGCCCACCGGTACCGGGGTTGCGCGGCTGTATAGGATACTGTGCAGTAAAGGTGGCCACAGCCTGTGCCGCTTTGTTGGTTAGCAGGTTGACGCCAAACTTGTCGAGATTGGTGAGATCAGAGCCCAGAATCAGGTTGGCGCCTGCTCCGATGTAGTGCGTCATGACTGTCTGCCGCTGTGCGTCTGTGATCCCGGAGGTTGTGGCGTTGTTGCCGACAAGAAGGTTATCCATGTCGGGGTAGATGTTTAAGTGGTCAAAAAGCTGCAAGCCGGCAACGATGAATTGGCGGTAGTTGTCAAAGGCTCGCTGAACAGTAGCCCACGATACAAACGACGACTGGCCGCTATTGTTGAGGTCCTGGTCGGTTCTCATGGAATCGGCATTTGAGTTCCAGATGTTGAAATACTTTTGGGTCCGGTCAAGCTTCCAGGAAATGTCGAGTCTCATCTTGCGGCCAGTTTGCTTAATAGCCTTGTGCCATGCGATGACGGAGCCGCTTCCATCAGCAGGGAGCATTTGGCCATTATCAGGCGAGCCAGGAGTGACGAAGTCGAGTTTCACAAAGTCAACTCCCCTAAAAACATTTATTATTAACACAGTTCAAGTAGAGAGTGACAGCAACAGAATAAAAGTAACAACATGTGTTTGGCACTTACCACGAAGCAAACAGATCGGCGGCAGAGTTGTGCCACAGCTGCGCGGCAGGCTGCGTGAAGTCGAAAATGCATCTTACAAGGCCCTCGTTACCATGGCAAACATCGCCAATCTTAACATCCGTGTGAATGATGGTCTTGTTGACATCTGCGAGGAAAGCACCTGGCACAATGTAGACGCCCATCTTCAAACCCTTGCTGTGAAGATGGTCTGCCAATTTGGGAATATCAAAGACCGTATCGTCGTAAATGATACGGCCATACTCGTCGCCGTTTCCTCCAACAGACCAACCCGAGTCCAAGCTGCAGGTATCATATCCAGGGAGGCCGACCAGACGATCACACTGTTCAATGACATGCTCTTGATCAAGTTTGAAACTAGGGAGAGTCTGGGGATTTGCCTGGATGCCGAACGAGTTCCACCCACGGGCAGAGCTGCGGAATCCATTGGGCGTTTCCTTGTAAGAGATGACCTTGAGCGGTGCTCCTCCTTGGTTTAACGTCCGTTTGGCATTGGGAGCTGCCACGGCCCCAGTTGCGCTCAAACCGAGCAGCAACGCTGATAGGAGGCTGTTTGCCATGATTCCAAGCTTTTAAAATGACAAAAATGTGGTAGAGGGTCTATGACGAGCTGATATTACCCTGAGAAGGATCAAGAGTGTTGAACCGACACACTCCAAGCCCTTAATCTAGAAGATCCGAGCCAGAATTTACAAGACACAGTCAGGCTCCAACGTAGCTACTTTATATCATTTCTATTCATGTATTCTAATACTACTCTGCGAGCAGAAGCGAGTGTTTACGACTACTCTTTGCACGGAACTCAACTATCCGGCGGTATGTTCTCGGCAGCTCGCAGCGGAGGATTGCTCGGCTCTGCACCCTCCGCCAAGGCTTACTCACAGACGAGAGGACACAAGCTCCGTACAATGGCAGTGACTGCATGTTCTAGGCCACGATAGTAGAGAAATAAGCTATGACGATTCCGTACCATTGGGTTGCACCGATCTAATGCGGAGAAGAGTATGGGGAATTCCTGGGGTTCGATGCGGAGATGATGCCACCCCTGGAGTTGTCACCACCGGGGATTTAGCCATTCTGTGCCGTCTGGGGTACTGCTAAaaggcatcttggccgcAACTACGGATACGACTACTAAAATCAAACGAGCTTAGTCGAGATTGACATGGCAATAATGCGATTTCTAGCCGACGGAAGTTGTAAAAGTAACTAAGAGGAATAATAGGGATGAAAGGCAAAGGGACGGAAAAGGGCGGAGAGGTCGTGGACGGAAAAACAAATGAGGCGGAAAAGCCTCGACGAGGCCATTTGCCGGGTAAAATGTTTGGCCGCCCAGTCACGGCTAACTTTCCGCTGGCGGTTGCTCTACGAGTGCTTCGTCCAGGTCGATTCCGTTACGCAGAAACCAATTCCATCACCAGACAGGATCTTTGTTGTGACCAGGCTATGCCTAAGCTCTGTATCCTCTAATCTACCTCATCATCATGCTTTTCAACTCGTCATTCAGATGCCTTGAATACTTCCGACTGCTCAGTCGGGCATCTATTTTATCTGGCTGAGGCTAAGAAACACTCCCCAGCCAAGCCCAGCAATGCTACCAACAAGCTGTCGGTAATCGAACGGCACGACGACCAAGTTCAGCAGGCAGACAATCGGCCATACTCGGTATCCCGCAAACAACATGGGCCAGAAGTCCTACAGCTCTTGATCAGCCTATCTAGATCCCATATCATTAGTGTTTGGGGGGAGTGCTGCAGTACTCACGCTTACAACGCTACTCAGGATGCCGTCGTAGCCCTGAAGATTCATCTGGCCCATCAGGCAGATGAACAGGAGCGTGTTGACTGG from Trichoderma atroviride chromosome 3, complete sequence encodes the following:
- a CDS encoding uncharacterized protein (EggNog:ENOG41); translated protein: MLPADGSGSVIAWHKAIKQTGRKMRLDISWKLDRTQKYFNIWNSNADSMRTDQDLNNSGQSSFVSWATVQRAFDNYRQFIVAGLQLFDHLNIYPDMDNLLVGNNATTSGITDAQRQTVMTHYIGAGANLILGSDLTNLDKFGVNLLTNKAAQAVATFTAQYPIQPRNPGTGGQDSQQLQAWIAGPAPNGQAVVVLANYGPDLGQGGFNGTSTDVELVSASWKDLGIKGTYRVHDVWNNKDLGSQKSGVKASLGPGESVLLTLTRV
- a CDS encoding uncharacterized protein (EggNog:ENOG41) — protein: MNGHFSAVGDQPANGNYEHGCQVIDEEKEFNPNLNDYLQTTRVAEAGFNYHLISVFGSQSTGKSTLLNHLFGTTFSVMSETERRQTTKGIWLSKNKRETSSGTKMADNILVMDVEGTDGRERGEDQDFERKSALFALATSEVLLVNIWEHQVGLYQGANMGLLKTVFEVNMQLFLKDKK
- a CDS encoding uncharacterized protein (EggNog:ENOG41~TransMembrane:2 (i140-158o164-182i)), which encodes MEGNILLKLRENFEDKFRYDEAGVPRIWRPTDDIEGIYTKARESTLTLIPLLSKFKLLSSQKAPELVEFIGAQPSGVEAGDEEDLTPIGGVDEEDGKSLEEEMTVLSENKRQDLVVRFKKTADGVYVEAKRSAIGGMTQVPWYFYVLLLVLGWNEIWMVLRNPLMFILLILIGGGTYTAWYLNLLGPMMQMSNAAVNQGMDIAKQQLREFVTNSDTARQALAMPARQDSDISMDTLDSRGQKKNESESLDDM